A genomic region of Equus caballus isolate H_3958 breed thoroughbred chromosome 1, TB-T2T, whole genome shotgun sequence contains the following coding sequences:
- the CNNM2 gene encoding metal transporter CNNM2 isoform X4 has product MIGCGSCEPEVKMAGGQAAAALPTWKMAARRSLSARGRGVLQAAGRLLPLLLLSCCCGAGGCAAAGENEETVIIGLRLEDTNDVSFMEGGALRVSERTRVKLRVYGQNINNETWSRIAFTEHERRRHNPGERGLGGPAPPEPDSGPQRCGIRTSDIIILPHIILNRRTSGIIEIEIKPLRKMEKSKSYYLCTSLSTPALGAGGPGSAGGAVGGKGGSGVAGLPPPPWAETTWIYHDGEDTKMIVGEEKKFLLPFWLQVIFISLLLCLSGMFSGLNLGLMALDPMELRIVQNCGTEKEKNYAKRIEPVRRQGNYLLCSLLLGNVLVNTTLTILLDDIAGSGLVAVVVSTIGIVIFGEIVPQAICSRHGLAVGANTIFLTKFFMMMTFPASYPVSKLLDCVLGQEIGTVYNREKLLEMLRVTDPYNDLVKEELNIIQGALELRTKTVEDVMTPLRDCFMITGEAILDFNTMSEIMESGYTRIPVFEGERSNIVDLLFVKDLAFVDPDDCTPLKTITKFYNHPLHFVFNDTKLDAMLEEFKKAWRAKQCCVCTRDLNRRTQANEKRKVRS; this is encoded by the coding sequence ATGATTGGCTGTGGCTCTTGTGAACCCGAAGTAAAGATGGCGGGCGGGCAGGCAGCCGCTGCACTGCCCACTTGGAAGATGGCGGCGCGCCGCAGCCTCAGCGCCCGCGGCCGGGGGGTCCTGCAGGCGGCGGGGCGGCTGCTGCCGTTGCTACTGCTGAGCTGCTGCTGCGGCGCGGGCGGCTGCGCAGCGGCGGGCGAGAACGAGGAGACGGTGATCATCGGGTTGCGGCTAGAGGACACGAACGACGTGTCGTTCATGGAAGGGGGGGCGCTGCGGGTGAGCGAACGGACCCGGGTCAAGCTGCGGGTGTACGGGCAGAACATCAACAACGAGACGTGGTCCCGCATCGCCTTCACCGAGCACGAGCGGCGGCGCCACAATCCCGGCGAGCGCGGGCTTGGGGGTCCCGCGCCTCCAGAGCCGGACAGCGGCCCCCAGCGCTGCGGCATCCGCACCTCAGATATCATCATCTTGCCCCATATCATTCTCAACCGCCGTACATCGGGCATCATTGAGATCGAGATCAAGCCGCTGCGCAAGATGGAGAAGAGCAAGTCCTATTACCTGTGCACGTCGCTCTCCACGCCTGCCCTGGGCGCCGGTGGCCCGGGGTCCGCGGGTGGCGCTGTCGGGGGCAAGGGCGGCTCCGGGGTGGCCGGGCTCCCGCCGCCCCCGTGGGCCGAGACCACATGGATTTACCACGACGGCGAGGACACCAAGATGATCGTGGGCGAGGAGAAGAAGTTCCTGCTGCCCTTCTGGCTGCAGGTGATCTTCATTTCGCTGCTCCTGTGCCTGTCCGGCATGTTCAGCGGCCTCAACCTGGGACTCATGGCCCTGGACCCAATGGAGCTGCGCATCGTGCAGAACTGCGGCACGGAGAAGGAGAAGAATTACGCCAAGCGCATCGAGCCCGTGCGCAGGCAGGGCAACTACCTGCTGTGCTCGCTGCTGCTGGGCAACGTGCTGGTCAACACCACGCTCACCATCCTGCTCGACGACATCGCCGGCTCCGGCCTCGTGGCGGTGGTGGTCTCCACCATCGGCATCGTCATCTTCGGGGAGATCGTGCCCCAGGCCATCTGCTCCCGACACGGCCTGGCTGTAGGAGCCAacaccatcttcctcaccaagttTTTTATGATGATGACCTTCCCCGCTTCTTATCCGGTCAGCAAACTGCTGGACTGCGTCCTGGGCCAGGAGATAGGCACGGTCTATAACCGGGAGAAACTGCTGGAGATGCTCCGGGTCACCGACCCTTACAACGACCTCGTTAAAGAGGAGCTGAACATCATCCAAGGGGCGCTGGAGCTCCGCACCAAGACGGTGGAGGACGTGATGACTCCGCTCCGGGATTGCTTCATGATCACCGGCGAAGCCATTCTGGACTTCAACACCATGTCAGAGATCATGGAGAGCGGCTACACTCGCATTCCGGTGTTTGAGGGGGAGCGCTCCAACATCGTGGACCTCCTCTTTGTCAAAGACTTGGCCTTCGTGGATCCAGATGACTGTACTCCCCTGAAAACCATCACTAAATTTTATAATCACCCCTTGCACTTTGTTTTCAATGACACCAAGTTGGACGCTATGctggaagaatttaagaaag